One Blattabacterium cuenoti DNA window includes the following coding sequences:
- a CDS encoding 5'-3' exonuclease — MNNKKELFLIDAFPIIYQSYYAYIKNPLFTSFGLNTSPIVNFTKFLINLLNIENPSYMGVVFDGNKKKNFRKKKYNEYKKNRKKTPVEIILSIPYIIQILKSFQILSIHSDHGYEADDVIGTIASQAENCGYTVYIISLDKDFLQLITKNIKVYIPPFRGKKKKILKINDVIKKFNVESPKQLIDLWAMMGDPTDGIPGLPGIGEKNAKKFIKKYGTIEKLFNSIKNFNKNIKKKIEINKDIGLLSKQLVTIVTNIPNIKFNENEFFIKDPNFDSIKNIFNKLEFFSLLKKAYKYYKKK, encoded by the coding sequence ATGAATAATAAAAAAGAATTATTTTTAATAGATGCATTTCCTATTATATATCAAAGCTATTATGCTTATATAAAAAATCCACTTTTTACATCATTTGGTCTTAATACCTCACCTATTGTTAACTTTACTAAGTTTTTAATAAATCTATTAAACATAGAAAACCCAAGTTATATGGGTGTTGTTTTTGATGGAAATAAAAAAAAAAATTTTAGAAAAAAAAAATATAACGAATATAAAAAAAATAGAAAAAAAACACCAGTAGAAATTATTTTATCTATTCCATATATAATTCAAATTTTAAAATCATTTCAAATATTATCTATTCATTCTGATCATGGATATGAAGCTGATGATGTTATTGGGACTATTGCTAGTCAAGCAGAAAATTGTGGATATACTGTTTATATTATTTCTTTGGATAAAGATTTTTTACAGTTAATAACAAAAAATATTAAAGTATATATACCTCCTTTTAGAGGAAAAAAAAAGAAAATATTAAAAATAAATGATGTAATAAAAAAATTTAATGTAGAATCTCCAAAACAATTAATAGATTTATGGGCTATGATGGGGGATCCTACTGATGGTATACCAGGATTACCTGGAATAGGAGAAAAAAATGCAAAAAAATTTATAAAAAAATACGGAACTATTGAAAAATTATTTAATTCAATAAAAAATTTTAATAAAAATATTAAAAAAAAAATTGAAATAAATAAAGATATAGGTCTTTTGTCTAAACAATTAGTAACAATAGTAACTAATATACCAAATATTAAATTTAATGAAAATGAATTTTTTATAAAAGATCCTAATTTTGATTCTATTAAAAATATTTTTAATAAATTGGAATTTTTTTCTTTATTAAAAAAAGCTTATAAATACTATAAAAAAAAATAA
- the nadD gene encoding nicotinate (nicotinamide) nucleotide adenylyltransferase has translation MKIVLYFGSFNPIHIGHIIIANYVLEFVKNINHIWFIVSPKNPLKYNLIDYNIREFMVKMAIKNFKRMYVFDIESGFYPSYTIHTLNRIKMMYPTKKFYFLIGKDILSSLIKWKDYQLILSENEIIVYPRLGKFDIPIFHNIKKIIFLKNAPIIDISSSFIRSSIQIGKNVRSLLDPRVWNYIIKYNIYR, from the coding sequence ATGAAAATAGTATTATATTTTGGTTCATTTAATCCAATTCATATAGGACACATAATTATCGCTAATTATGTATTAGAATTTGTAAAAAATATTAATCACATTTGGTTTATTGTATCTCCTAAAAATCCTTTAAAATATAATCTTATCGATTATAACATAAGAGAATTTATGGTAAAAATGGCAATAAAAAATTTTAAAAGAATGTATGTTTTTGATATTGAATCTGGATTTTATCCTTCTTATACTATTCATACTCTAAATCGAATTAAAATGATGTATCCTACTAAAAAATTTTATTTTTTAATTGGTAAAGATATTCTTTCTTCTTTAATAAAATGGAAAGATTATCAATTAATTTTGAGTGAAAATGAAATCATTGTTTATCCTAGATTGGGGAAATTTGATATTCCTATATTTCATAATATAAAGAAAATTATTTTTTTAAAAAACGCTCCTATTATTGATATATCCTCATCTTTTATTCGAAGTTCAATACAAATAGGAAAAAATGTTAGATCGTTACTTGATCCAAGAGTATGGAACTATATTATAAAATATAATATATATCGTTAA
- a CDS encoding DNA translocase FtsK 4TM domain-containing protein: protein MKKNKKIKSIIFGFILLGISTFLMISFFSFIFQFTKNHKLNIPFKREITTKNLVGKIGYMISYYLIYCGIGINAIFIPILSFIMGIRLLLIKKIINNNFYKRIIYNCFFFIVWISVSYYLIFPKKIGIFNGSLGLKIGNIFIYFFGKIGSFIIIFIITIIYILIIYSNIKKKYKNNFKEKQIYYYLTNNFIKIIRKIVIFFVKKSDNVDNGKKIYYPIIGSNHIINLKPDNMKNIIESNKKKINEIFDYYQIKILKINATVGPSITLYEIIPHIGVRVSKIKNLEKEIALNLSAKSIRMIIPIPGKGSIGIEIPNHKRYFIHMNEILFSKESKEKSFNKELPILLGKTIFNEVFIVDLTEMPHLLIAGSTGQGKSVELNVIIIFLLHRKNPDDIKFILIDPKKVELSIYKKISNCYFATIPNCVENGIITNLQEVHNILNSLCKEMDKRYSILEKYQVRNIKEYNEKKCKYSKKLHLPYIILIIDEFADLCLSSNYKKKSIEKYIIRLAQLARAVGIHLIIATQRPSVDVINGLIKSNFSSRIAFKVSSKIDSRTILDCSGAEKLIGNGDLLFYNKNETIRLQCPFIDLSDIKKIVNYYGNKFRKKSKYFLPYPENME from the coding sequence ATGAAAAAAAATAAGAAAATAAAAAGTATCATATTTGGATTTATTTTATTAGGAATTAGTACTTTTTTAATGATTAGTTTTTTTTCATTTATTTTTCAATTTACAAAAAATCATAAATTAAATATTCCATTTAAAAGAGAAATAACAACAAAAAATTTAGTAGGAAAAATAGGTTATATGATATCTTATTATTTAATATATTGTGGAATCGGGATTAATGCTATATTCATTCCAATATTATCATTTATAATGGGAATACGATTATTATTAATAAAAAAAATAATAAATAACAATTTTTATAAAAGAATAATATATAATTGTTTTTTTTTTATCGTGTGGATATCTGTATCTTATTATTTAATTTTTCCAAAAAAAATAGGAATATTTAATGGATCTTTAGGGTTAAAGATAGGAAATATATTTATATATTTTTTTGGTAAAATTGGAAGTTTTATAATTATTTTTATTATTACAATAATTTATATATTAATAATTTATTCAAATATAAAAAAAAAATATAAAAATAATTTCAAAGAAAAACAAATTTATTATTATTTAACAAATAATTTTATTAAAATAATTAGAAAAATCGTTATTTTTTTTGTAAAAAAATCTGATAATGTAGATAATGGTAAAAAAATATATTATCCTATAATAGGATCTAATCATATTATCAATCTTAAACCAGATAATATGAAAAATATTATAGAATCTAATAAAAAAAAAATAAATGAAATATTTGATTATTATCAAATAAAAATTTTAAAAATAAACGCAACTGTAGGTCCATCAATTACTCTATATGAAATAATTCCTCATATAGGTGTTCGTGTATCTAAAATAAAAAATTTAGAAAAAGAAATTGCACTAAATTTATCTGCTAAATCTATACGTATGATTATTCCTATTCCTGGAAAAGGATCTATAGGAATAGAAATTCCTAATCATAAACGTTATTTTATTCACATGAATGAAATTCTTTTTTCAAAAGAAAGTAAAGAAAAAAGTTTTAATAAAGAATTGCCTATTTTATTAGGTAAAACAATTTTTAACGAAGTTTTTATAGTAGATTTAACAGAAATGCCTCATTTATTAATAGCTGGATCTACTGGTCAAGGTAAATCCGTAGAATTAAACGTTATAATAATTTTCTTATTACATAGGAAAAATCCAGATGATATTAAATTTATTTTAATTGATCCAAAAAAAGTAGAATTATCTATATACAAAAAAATATCAAATTGTTATTTTGCAACAATACCAAATTGTGTAGAAAACGGAATCATTACAAATTTACAGGAAGTACATAATATATTAAATTCTCTATGTAAAGAAATGGATAAAAGATATTCTATTCTAGAAAAATATCAAGTTAGAAATATTAAGGAATATAATGAAAAAAAATGTAAATATTCAAAAAAATTACACCTACCTTATATAATATTGATCATAGATGAATTCGCAGACTTGTGTCTATCTTCTAATTATAAAAAAAAATCAATTGAAAAATATATAATTCGTTTAGCACAACTTGCCAGAGCAGTAGGTATTCATTTAATCATTGCAACACAACGTCCATCTGTAGATGTTATTAATGGATTAATAAAATCTAATTTTTCTTCAAGAATTGCGTTTAAAGTAAGTTCTAAAATAGACTCAAGAACTATATTGGATTGTTCAGGAGCAGAAAAATTGATAGGAAATGGAGATTTATTATTCTATAATAAAAATGAAACCATACGATTACAGTGTCCTTTTATAGATTTATCAGATATTAAAAAAATTGTTAACTATTATGGAAATAAATTCCGTAAAAAAAGTAAATATTTTTTACCATATCCGGAAAATATGGAATAA
- a CDS encoding LptF/LptG family permease, with amino-acid sequence MEINSVKKVNIFYHIRKIWNNTKILKKLDLYIIYSFIIPFFGIFFLTFIIFIVQFFWSQINELSDKDINILIIIKFIFYFGVCTVPLITIISILLTSIITFGELSENRELIIIKSSGISLFRTMLPIFFITMILSIGLYLFSDFIITKAEIKIKELGYKIIYTYPSLKLKERVFNTIGGNFFINIEKKLNNNYFYKVVIFFYDDYSNVNTIHSNKCNIISDNENKFIQLKLINGFLYKESNFNDQEHIPNYYIIRFNTLIKNFKLPSSSFEEIKNINDNDYQHEQTIELIKKIKSLNKKKHHNMNSIHANAIRKKINKMKLEIHRKLTFPITCIIMFFIGASLGALVKKGGIGYPTIIALTIFSLYYIILTIIQNKVEKEEIIPWIGIWIPNFILLLFGIYITHRSMINDS; translated from the coding sequence ATGGAAATAAATTCCGTAAAAAAAGTAAATATTTTTTACCATATCCGGAAAATATGGAATAATACCAAAATTTTAAAAAAATTAGATTTATATATAATTTATTCATTTATCATTCCATTTTTTGGAATATTTTTTTTAACATTTATTATATTTATAGTCCAATTCTTTTGGAGTCAAATCAATGAATTATCTGATAAAGATATTAATATACTTATAATAATAAAATTTATATTTTATTTTGGTGTATGTACTGTTCCATTAATTACCATAATTTCTATATTACTTACCTCTATTATAACATTTGGAGAATTATCGGAAAATAGAGAATTAATCATAATTAAATCTTCAGGTATTTCATTATTTAGAACAATGTTACCAATATTTTTTATCACGATGATATTATCCATTGGATTATACTTATTTTCTGATTTTATTATAACAAAAGCAGAAATAAAAATAAAAGAATTAGGATATAAAATTATATATACTTACCCCTCCTTAAAATTAAAAGAAAGGGTTTTTAATACAATTGGAGGAAATTTTTTTATTAATATAGAAAAAAAATTAAATAATAATTATTTTTATAAGGTTGTAATATTTTTTTATGATGATTATTCAAATGTAAATACTATTCATTCTAATAAATGTAATATCATTTCGGATAATGAAAATAAATTCATCCAATTAAAATTAATTAATGGATTTCTTTATAAAGAAAGTAATTTCAATGATCAAGAACATATACCAAATTATTATATCATCCGTTTTAACACTTTAATAAAAAATTTTAAACTTCCTTCTTCTTCTTTTGAAGAAATTAAAAATATAAATGATAATGATTATCAACATGAACAAACAATAGAATTAATAAAAAAAATTAAATCTTTAAATAAAAAAAAACATCATAACATGAATAGTATTCATGCCAATGCTATTCGTAAGAAGATCAATAAAATGAAATTAGAAATACATAGAAAGTTAACATTTCCAATAACATGTATTATTATGTTTTTCATAGGAGCATCATTAGGTGCTTTAGTTAAAAAGGGAGGAATAGGATATCCAACTATAATTGCTTTAACTATATTTAGTTTATATTATATTATATTAACCATTATTCAAAATAAAGTAGAAAAAGAAGAAATAATTCCTTGGATTGGAATATGGATCCCAAATTTTATTTTATTATTATTTGGTATATATATTACTCATAGATCTATGATAAATGATTCTTAG
- the trxA gene encoding thioredoxin encodes MLQEINDTNFNQLVILSKSNKPILVDFWAPWCAPCKSLSILLEEIYTNEYKKKALFFKLNVDDNPKYSDRYKIRSIPTMIFFKDGKKKDMHIGVATKEDIREKLNKLI; translated from the coding sequence ATGTTACAAGAAATTAACGATACAAATTTCAATCAATTGGTAATTTTGTCTAAATCAAATAAACCTATTTTAGTAGATTTTTGGGCTCCTTGGTGTGCTCCATGTAAATCTCTTTCGATCTTATTAGAAGAGATATATACAAATGAATATAAAAAGAAAGCGCTATTTTTCAAATTAAATGTAGATGATAATCCGAAATATTCTGATAGATATAAAATACGAAGTATACCTACAATGATTTTTTTTAAAGATGGAAAAAAAAAGGATATGCATATTGGTGTAGCAACAAAAGAGGATATTAGAGAAAAGTTAAATAAGTTAATTTAA
- a CDS encoding M20 family metallo-hydrolase, with product MYVKNLNTNLIKLKKEAIKLLISIIDTPSISKEEYRVSVIIENYLRNHGFIVNRKLNNIWTENINFSRNRILRTILLNSHHDTVKPGKNWKNNPFKSKIKGDKIIGLGSNDAGGSIVSMITAFIYLSKLSELPYKLILSITAEEEISGHSGIISILPELGKLDLGIVGEPTKMQVAIAEKGLLILDCIAEGKTGHSARNNGINAIYIATKDIEFLKNFSFDKTSKLLGKTTLNVTQIYGGFQHNVIPDICTFVIDIRTNELYNNKELINIMKKKIYSKIHPRSFNLNSSFIDPNHPIVLKAESIGIKTYGSPTLSDQSLMPFSTIKMGVGDSSRSHTSNEYILLKEIMDGIDIYISLLKDFYF from the coding sequence ATGTATGTAAAAAATTTGAATACAAATTTAATAAAATTAAAAAAAGAAGCAATAAAACTACTTATTAGTATCATCGATACACCTTCTATATCTAAAGAAGAATATCGAGTTTCTGTTATTATAGAAAATTATTTACGTAATCATGGATTTATTGTTAATAGAAAATTAAACAATATATGGACTGAAAATATTAATTTTTCTAGAAATAGAATATTACGAACTATTTTATTAAATTCTCATCATGATACAGTAAAACCAGGAAAAAATTGGAAAAATAATCCTTTTAAATCAAAAATTAAAGGTGATAAAATTATAGGATTAGGTAGTAATGATGCTGGAGGATCTATAGTATCCATGATTACTGCTTTTATTTATTTAAGTAAATTGTCAGAATTACCATATAAATTAATATTATCTATTACAGCAGAGGAAGAAATTTCTGGACATTCAGGAATAATATCTATTCTACCTGAATTAGGAAAATTGGATTTAGGAATTGTAGGAGAACCAACAAAAATGCAAGTAGCTATTGCAGAAAAAGGATTATTAATTTTAGACTGTATTGCTGAAGGAAAAACTGGACATTCTGCCCGGAATAATGGTATAAATGCTATTTATATAGCCACCAAAGATATAGAATTTTTGAAAAATTTTAGTTTTGATAAAACTTCTAAATTATTAGGGAAAACTACTTTAAATGTAACACAAATATATGGTGGATTTCAGCATAACGTAATACCAGATATATGTACATTTGTTATAGATATAAGAACTAATGAATTATATAATAATAAAGAATTAATTAATATTATGAAAAAAAAAATTTATTCTAAGATTCATCCTCGTTCTTTTAATTTAAATTCATCTTTCATAGACCCAAATCATCCTATTGTATTAAAGGCTGAGTCAATTGGAATTAAAACTTATGGATCTCCTACACTTTCTGATCAGAGTCTAATGCCTTTTTCAACTATTAAAATGGGAGTTGGAGATAGTTCTCGTTCTCATACATCCAATGAATATATCTTATTGAAAGAAATAATGGATGGGATAGATATTTATATTAGTTTATTAAAAGATTTTTACTTTTAA
- the argB gene encoding acetylglutamate kinase, with product MRIHVVKIGSGLINDIKLLNTSLNFFCMIDGYKILIHGGGEQVDSILNMMNIQKRMIKGRRITDKKTLNVVVMTYAGMINKNIISLLQYNNCNAVGLCGADGNCIKSHIRKKNPIDYGYVGDIIKKNDVNTTFIKLLLKNHITPVLCSITHDGKGNLLNTNADSIASNISVSLSNDNCDVDLHFCFDKKGVLKNIKDPKSYFSKINFSLFQDMKKNHIISNGMIPKLENGFFALKNGISKVSIGLPNDLIDSNEKTMLCM from the coding sequence ATGAGAATTCATGTAGTGAAAATAGGAAGTGGATTAATTAATGATATAAAACTACTTAATACCTCATTAAATTTTTTTTGTATGATAGATGGATATAAAATATTAATACATGGAGGTGGAGAACAAGTAGATTCTATTTTAAATATGATGAATATACAAAAAAGAATGATAAAAGGAAGAAGAATAACAGATAAAAAAACTTTAAATGTAGTTGTAATGACTTATGCCGGTATGATTAATAAAAATATAATATCGTTATTACAATATAACAATTGTAATGCAGTAGGATTATGTGGAGCAGATGGAAATTGCATAAAATCTCATATACGTAAAAAAAATCCTATAGATTATGGATACGTAGGAGATATAATAAAAAAAAATGATGTTAATACAACTTTTATAAAGCTTTTATTAAAAAATCATATTACTCCTGTATTGTGTTCTATAACCCATGATGGAAAAGGAAACCTTTTAAACACAAATGCAGATTCAATTGCTTCTAACATTTCTGTATCATTATCTAATGATAATTGTGATGTAGATTTACATTTTTGTTTTGATAAAAAAGGTGTATTAAAAAATATAAAAGATCCTAAATCTTATTTCAGTAAGATCAATTTTTCTTTATTTCAAGATATGAAGAAAAATCATATTATATCTAATGGTATGATTCCAAAATTAGAAAATGGTTTTTTTGCATTAAAAAATGGAATATCTAAAGTAAGTATAGGATTACCTAATGATTTAATTGATTCAAATGAAAAAACTATGTTATGTATGTAA
- a CDS encoding Rossmann-fold NAD(P)-binding domain-containing protein yields MNKFFSIKDVDDIYKIIDESIFIKKNPFYFKTIGKNKTIGLVFFNPSLRTRISCQKAAFHLGCNIWILDINNDSWKIEMNDGNIMKNTQEHIKEAISVMSLYCDILAVRTFPNLLDKNYDYEEIFFKKILLYSRVPVVNLESATLHPLQSLADIITIAEHSSFFKKKCKVVLSWAPHIKSLPQSVANSLVQWISKIKEIDFIITHPKGYELCKKYSKNVQIEFDQKKAFKNADFIYAKNWSSYSDYGKVIINDFNWIVNMEKMKLTNNAKFMHCLPVRRNMVVKDDVLDSELSIVLEQSENRIYAAQIIFLKILQSL; encoded by the coding sequence ATGAATAAATTCTTTAGTATAAAAGACGTTGATGATATATACAAAATCATTGATGAATCTATTTTTATAAAAAAAAATCCATTTTATTTTAAAACTATTGGAAAAAATAAGACGATTGGATTAGTTTTTTTTAATCCATCATTACGTACTAGAATTAGTTGTCAAAAAGCAGCTTTTCATTTAGGATGTAATATATGGATTTTGGATATAAACAATGATTCATGGAAAATTGAAATGAACGATGGAAATATAATGAAAAATACACAAGAACATATTAAAGAAGCTATATCTGTTATGAGTTTGTATTGTGATATCTTAGCAGTAAGAACTTTTCCTAATTTATTAGATAAGAATTATGATTATGAAGAAATATTTTTTAAAAAAATATTACTCTATTCTAGAGTTCCAGTGGTAAATTTAGAAAGTGCGACTTTACATCCTTTACAATCTTTAGCAGATATTATAACTATTGCAGAACACAGTTCTTTTTTTAAAAAAAAATGTAAGGTAGTACTTAGTTGGGCACCTCATATTAAATCTCTTCCTCAATCTGTAGCTAACTCTTTGGTTCAATGGATTTCTAAAATAAAAGAAATTGACTTTATTATTACACATCCAAAAGGATATGAATTATGTAAAAAATATTCAAAAAATGTTCAAATTGAATTTGATCAAAAAAAAGCATTTAAAAACGCAGATTTTATTTATGCAAAAAATTGGAGTAGTTATTCAGACTATGGAAAAGTGATTATTAATGATTTCAATTGGATAGTAAATATGGAAAAAATGAAATTAACTAATAATGCTAAATTTATGCATTGTTTACCAGTTAGAAGAAATATGGTAGTAAAAGACGATGTATTAGATAGTGAACTATCTATTGTATTAGAACAATCTGAAAATAGAATTTATGCTGCACAAATAATATTTTTAAAAATATTACAGTCTTTATGA